The window CAAATATATAAGATTAATTTTTTTACCGATACTATTATTTACTATTATTAATATGTTTTTGAAAGGTTTAGGGCTACTATAAATGAATTATGTTAATAAAAAAATTTCAAATATTTTGCTTTCTGGAGTTTTAGCTAGTTCTTTTTTTATTGTTATTGGAATACTATTGTCTATAAAAGAAAATAAAGATTTTTTTCACTATGAAAAATTTAATTACTATTCATTAATTGATAATTTAATAAATTTTAAAGCAGAATTTTTCTTATTAATAGGACTTTTTATACTGATATTAACTCCGATAATAAGAGTCTTAGGTATGATGTTTCAATTTTATATTGAAAAAAATTCTGTATATGTAAAAATTTCATTAATTGTACTCTTTATTTTATTTTTAAGTTTATTTTTGGGTGTAAGCCACAATTAAAATTAATATAATTGTCTAAATTGTGAACTTTTATTGTTTTTTTTGAAAAATCTTCTTTGAAATATATATAAAATTCTTTTTAATACAAAGATAATATAATAAAATTAAAGTATAATAAAATTTACTTATTATTATAATTAATATTTTAAGGAGGTATAAAAGTGGACTTATTATTTCTTTCGAGATTACAGTTTGCGGCAACAACCGTATTTCACTTTTTCTTTGTACCTATAACTATAGGGATGGTTTTCTTAATAGCAATCTTTGAAACCATGTATGTTAAAAGTGGTGATGAACACTATAAAAGAATAACTAAGTTTTTTGGACATTTATTCTTGATAAACTTTGCCGTAGGTGTTGTAACGGGTATACTACAAGAATTTCAATTTGGAATGAACTGGTCTGAGTATTCTTCATTTGTAGGTGATGTTTTCGGACCATCATTAGCTATAGAAGCTTTATTGGCCTTCTATTTGGAATCAACTTTTATAGGTATTTGGATTTTTTCATGGGAAAAAATCAATAAAAAATTACACGCTATGTGTATATGGTTAGTGTCAATCGGTACTATCTTATCAGCATTTTGGATTTTATCTGCGAACTCATTTATGCAAAGACCAGTAGGATTTAAAATAGTTGAAAATGATATTATTGGTAAAAAAGCAGAGATGGTGGATTTTCTTTCAATAATTACTAATAGATATTTGTGGAATCAATTTCCACATGTAATGTTTACATCATTAACAGTAGGGGCTTTTGTAATATCAGGTATAGCAGCATGGAAAATGGCTAAAGGACATGAAGTTACACTATTTAGAAAAGCATTCAAAGTTTCTATAATTGCTGCCTTAATAGGTTCTTTAGGTTTAGGAGTTACAGGACATTCACAAATGCAATATCTTGTTCGTGAATATCCTATGAAAGTTGCCGCAGCGGAAGCACTTTATGAAAATTCTGCTGATCCAGCACCTTTTACAGTATTAGCTTTAATTAATGAAAAACAACAAGAATCAAAACCTTTAATTGAAATTCCAGGTTTACTTAGTTTCTTATCATTTGATAAATTCGAAGGTTCTTTAAAAGGTATGAAAGAACTTCAAAAAGAATTGGATCAAAAATATTATCCAGTTGTTGGAGAACATTTGAATTATATACCAGATGTAACGACAATATTTTATTCATTTAGAGTAATGTCAGGTTCTGTTTCGATTCTTTTAGCTGTATCTTTATTCGGAACTATAGCTTCTTTAAGAAAAACAGAACTTAAAAGAAAGTGGTTTTTAAAAAGTGTTCCTTGGATGATTTTAATAGCTGAAGTAGCAACTGCGGCTGGTTGGATTTATGCCGAGATGGGACGTCAGCCTTTTATAATTTTTGGTATTCTGCCAACAAGTAAAGGAGTTTCCCCTATTGCAGCAGAATCGGTACTATTTTCATTAATAGTATTTTGTGGATTATATACTGTTTTAGGTATTGCACAATTTGTATTATTTAGATATATGATGAAGAAAAAAGAAGCAACAATAAAGGAGGTAATCTAAAATGGATTTAGCGGTTGTATTACCTAATATTTGGTTTCTTTTAATAACTATTTTATTTACAGGATTTTTTATTTTAGAAGGTTATGACTTCGGAGTAGGTGTACTATCTCAAGCATTAGGTCGTAATGATTTAGAAAAAAGATTATACTTTAATACAATAGGACCTTTTTGGGATGCTAACGAGGTTTGGTTGTTGACAGGTGGAGGTGCTATGTTTGCTGCTTTCCCCATATGGTATGGAAAATTATTTAGTGGTTATTACATAGCTTTTGTTTTAATGCTTGTTGCACTTATCTTGCGAGGCGTATCATTTGAATTTAGAGGAAAATTAGGCGATAATAGATTATGGATTAGATTTTGTGATTTTTCTATGCTTATTGGTAGTGCATTGCCACCGATTCTTTGGGGGGTAGCAGTTGCTAATTTCATGACTGGAGCTAGATTAAGTGAAAATAAAGCCTTATTAGACGGCTTTTTAGGATTGTTATCACCATTTACAATATTGGGTGGTTTAATGATGTTTTTACTTATGTTAGTTCATGGTTCTCAATTCCTTGTTTTAAAAACAGAGGGAGGTTTGAGAAAATCAGCACAAAAAATCTCAACTTTACTATTCCCTATATCTGCTGTGGTTACTTTGGTATTCGCTGGCTGGGCATTTATTAAGACAGATATATTTACTAATAACTATTATGTTGGTGCTGTTTTAGCAGTAATTGCAGTAGTATTTTATGTAGCATCATTTTTCCTTAACAGAAGTAATAAAGACTTACTAGCATTTTTATCTACTTCAGGCACTTTAGGTTTTTTAACTTTAAGTGTTTTCGCAGGAATGTTCCCAAGAGCTATTATAAATAGTGAAGATGTTACAAAATCATTATTTATATATGACGCTGCAAGTGGAATTTACACTTTAAAACTTATGACTTATGTGGCATGTTTTATGTTACCTTTTGTCCTAGGTTA of the Gemella sp. zg-570 genome contains:
- a CDS encoding DUF1634 domain-containing protein, producing the protein MNYVNKKISNILLSGVLASSFFIVIGILLSIKENKDFFHYEKFNYYSLIDNLINFKAEFFLLIGLFILILTPIIRVLGMMFQFYIEKNSVYVKISLIVLFILFLSLFLGVSHN
- a CDS encoding cytochrome ubiquinol oxidase subunit I, which codes for MDLLFLSRLQFAATTVFHFFFVPITIGMVFLIAIFETMYVKSGDEHYKRITKFFGHLFLINFAVGVVTGILQEFQFGMNWSEYSSFVGDVFGPSLAIEALLAFYLESTFIGIWIFSWEKINKKLHAMCIWLVSIGTILSAFWILSANSFMQRPVGFKIVENDIIGKKAEMVDFLSIITNRYLWNQFPHVMFTSLTVGAFVISGIAAWKMAKGHEVTLFRKAFKVSIIAALIGSLGLGVTGHSQMQYLVREYPMKVAAAEALYENSADPAPFTVLALINEKQQESKPLIEIPGLLSFLSFDKFEGSLKGMKELQKELDQKYYPVVGEHLNYIPDVTTIFYSFRVMSGSVSILLAVSLFGTIASLRKTELKRKWFLKSVPWMILIAEVATAAGWIYAEMGRQPFIIFGILPTSKGVSPIAAESVLFSLIVFCGLYTVLGIAQFVLFRYMMKKKEATIKEVI
- the cydB gene encoding cytochrome d ubiquinol oxidase subunit II, whose protein sequence is MDLAVVLPNIWFLLITILFTGFFILEGYDFGVGVLSQALGRNDLEKRLYFNTIGPFWDANEVWLLTGGGAMFAAFPIWYGKLFSGYYIAFVLMLVALILRGVSFEFRGKLGDNRLWIRFCDFSMLIGSALPPILWGVAVANFMTGARLSENKALLDGFLGLLSPFTILGGLMMFLLMLVHGSQFLVLKTEGGLRKSAQKISTLLFPISAVVTLVFAGWAFIKTDIFTNNYYVGAVLAVIAVVFYVASFFLNRSNKDLLAFLSTSGTLGFLTLSVFAGMFPRAIINSEDVTKSLFIYDAASGIYTLKLMTYVACFMLPFVLGYQVWSYIIFRKRLRKEDELEY